A segment of the Gemmatimonadota bacterium genome:
GCCCGCCGCCGCGGGCTCCGCAGCCCGCCCGCCAAACCGGAGGGGACGCCGGACGTGCCGCTCGATGTAGTCCTCGACCGCGGCCGAAAGTTCGCCACTCGTCAGCACCCGCTGCGCCTCCCGCGGCATCGAGTTGGCGATGTCCTCCAGGACCTCCCGCCTGATCAGTGACAGCATCGTCGAGGCGCCGTGCACCACAAAGGCACGCACCGCGTCCAGCTTGACCAGCGACTTCTGGATCGCCTCCAGCAGGGCCGCCGGCGCGGCCACCAGCACATCCGCCCCCGTCCTCACTGGCGGCCAGTCCCGCTCCAGCGCGAGCACCCGTAGTCCGAGTGGGCGGGCAAAGCGGGCGAGGAAAATGGCAATGCGGGCCGCGGCCTCATCGAGCGGCACCAGCACCACCGCCTGGAGCGCACGCTCCCCACGCTCCCCACGCTCCCCGTCGACGGCACGGATCGCCGCACCACCGCCCGCCGCTGCGCCGGCCGGCTCGCCGGCCAGCCGGTCCAGCAGGGCCAGCCCGTACGCCGCGGTCACGCCGGCGCCCTCAGAGGCGTGCAGCACAGCGTTGCCACCTCGTCTGAGCACCGGCATGGCCGCGCGCTGCAGCGGCGTGGGGAAGGCGAACCCTGCCGCTTCGGCTTCCGCGACCAGCTCCGGCCTCAGCCCCAGATCTGCAAATGTTTCGGCCATCTCGATCCCCGGATAAACTGCTCCGCTCGCAATATAC
Coding sequences within it:
- a CDS encoding DEAD/DEAH box helicase; translated protein: MAETFADLGLRPELVAEAEAAGFAFPTPLQRAAMPVLRRGGNAVLHASEGAGVTAAYGLALLDRLAGEPAGAAAGGGAAIRAVDGERGERGERALQAVVLVPLDEAAARIAIFLARFARPLGLRVLALERDWPPVRTGADVLVAAPAALLEAIQKSLVKLDAVRAFVVHGASTMLSLIRREVLEDIANSMPREAQRVLTSGELSAAVEDYIERHVRRPLRFGGRAAEPAAAG